In Mytilus galloprovincialis chromosome 1, xbMytGall1.hap1.1, whole genome shotgun sequence, the following are encoded in one genomic region:
- the LOC143074693 gene encoding uncharacterized protein LOC143074693 isoform X1, with the protein MDEIAKIGKAVASVCKRDDNRSDDIMMMASDSNWDQFLTPAPCAIALLGDLILISANTDFNLDEQTHRDGFKKPRYPNSFQESLVQVSNAGLSAFNEAHTSMDQIRLHSVDVDGQVKNAVKLLMQGTPEEVKRMLPISLSKIQNIVDESLLLAKASEDRFVGVIELEGELLEASTNTKGVYGKKTKEKEIAIEVARTEFRMKEIKKAQSEFKEAINILPLGGDLIGIAVCEALMEGVRNITTFPSKMSEGIKKKQSGSFSAVTAAIENARYKTELAKETLRDAKRHQEKLAKELSESNEKLTKVLMNMTKLESKEIDFATIRETLVKGINALSEVREQWGKLVHFFQLLSNLIRGCLHSSLTDFVEQAIIGREIQMTNDDAPLSNKLRDVIFEQASKASQVAYNVRTITGTYVQISNEHLMDRITCLGLLVALDPRKDELEIRRKHEELHNGCQEAQKTILSIVMNAGKISVVQARIHEKYKYNFEKVLEFLLKGLEHLSAFIQHLNDITGGRCKDDDKYIAKVLFPLIEKAKREFDEMSTYAEGLLQQINSDFERCVADLKVNNDKLKEIDSNLNELEKELQGTKKSVDNANDQCRRKREDLTAAENTLSDARRKLEDAKTNQATTLTAGVATTVVSAFFTFLIPPLGLAGMAAGVGTGIVSVTALEEAVSLCSNNCSSARSEVQSSESALERAKNAKTEVENKLDSANKKKQQTKTQMKDVKSDKNRLEEYRNLIIIFGEDYKKFNRQLCDFYGKYKILRCETSGGYSLCMLQSPTKMLGTSLSSLCKCVAIQSLCEQPMQAVMRKHLLQIECVKWQTDDECSDIDHLI; encoded by the exons ATGGATGAAATCGCTAAAATAGGTAAAGCTGTAGCAAGCGTGTGCAAAAGAGATGACAATAGAAGTGATGATATAATGATGATGGCATCGGATAGTAATTGGGATCAGTTCTTAACACCAGCTCCGTGTGCTATCGCTTTGTTGGGAGATTTGATACTGATTTCTGCCAACACAGACTTTAATCTTGACGAACAAACACACAGAGATGGCTTTAAGAAACCCCGGTATCCAAATTCATTCCAAGAATCATTAGTTCAAGTCAGCAATGCTGGATTGAGTGCGTTTAATGAGGCCCATACAAGTATGGATCAAATTCGTCTTCATAGTGTGGACGTAGATGGTCAGGTTAAAAATGCCGTTAAATTACTAATGCAGGGTACACCGGAAGAGGTGAAGAGAATGTTACCTATTTCACTGTCTAAAATACAGAATATCGTTGACGAAAGCTTACTGCTTGCTAAAGCCAGTGAAGATCGATTTGTTGGAGTTATTGAATTGGAAGGAGAACTTCTTGAAGCATCTACTAATACAAAAGGAGTTTAtggtaaaaaaacaaaagaaaaagaaatagcAATTGAAGTTGCAAGAACAGAGTTTagaatgaaagaaataaaaaaagcgCAATCAGAATTTAAGGAGGCGATTAATATCCTTCCGTTAGGAGGTGATTTAATTGGAATCGCCGTTTGTGAAGCATTGATGGAAGGAGTACGTAATATAACTACTTTTCCAAGCAAAATGTCAGAAGGGATAAAGAAGAAACAGAGTGGTAGTTTTTCTGCAGTTACAGCAGCGATTGAGAATGCTCGCTACAAAACGGAACTAGCGAAAGAAACCCTGCGAGATGCAAAACGACATCAGGAAAAATTAGCTAAAGAACTATCAGAGTCCAATGAAAAACTGACAAAAGTTTTAATGAACATGACAAAACTTGAATCAAAGGAGATTGATTTCGCTACAATTCGTGAGACATTAGTAAAGGGCATTAATGCATTATCAGAAGTAAGAGAGCAATGGGGGAAACTCGTCCATTTCTTTCAGCTGTTGTCCAATCTAATTAGAGGTTGTCTGCACTCTTCTCTGACGGATTTTGTAGAGCAGGCAATAATAGGCCGTGAAATACAAATGACGAATGATGATGCACCATTATCTAATAAATTAAGGGATGTCATATTTGAACAGGCATCAAAGGCCAGCCAGGTTGCTTATAATGTGCGTACAATTACTGGAACATATGTTCAAATATCTAATGAACATTTGATGGACCGAATCACCTGCCTGGGACTCTTAGTAGCTCTGGATCCGAGAAAAGATGAACTTGAAATAAGAAGGAAACACGAGGAACTACATAATGGATGTCAAGAGGCACAAAAAACTATACTCTCAATTGTAATGAATGCAG GCAAAATATCAGTAGTGCAGGCCAGAATTCAtgagaaatataaatacaattttgaaaaagttCTAGAATTTCTGTTGAAAGGTCTAGAACATTTATCAGCTTTTATACAGCACTTGAATGACATAACTGGTGGCAGGTGTAAAGATGATGACAAATACATAGCTAAAGTCCTGTTTCCTTTGATTGAAAAGGCAAAAAGGGAATTTGATGAAATGTCTACATACGCTGAAGGTTTATTACAACAGATAAATTCCGACTTCGAGCGATGCGTGGCTGATTTGAAGGTAAATAATGACAAGTTAAAGGAAATAGATTCGAATCTAAATGAGTTGGAGAAAGAGTTACAGGGTACAAAGAAATCTGTAGACAATGCCAATGATCAATGTAGAAGAAAAAGAGAAGATTTGACCGCTGCCGAAAACACACTCTCGGATGCAAGGCGTAAGCTCGAAGACGCAAAAACAAATCAAGCAACAACTTTAACTGCTGGAGTAGCAACGACAGTAGTCTCAGCTTTCTTTACATTTCTTATTCCACCCCTGGGTTTAGCTGGTATGGCAGCCGGTGTTGGAACAGGAATTGTAAGCGTCACGGCCCTTGAAGAAGCAGTCTCGTTGTGTTCAAATAATTGTAGTTCTGCTCGCAGTGAAGTGCAATCGAGTGAATCAGCACTGGAAAGggcaaaaaatgctaaaactgaAGTAGAAAACAAGTTGGACAGtgcaaacaaaaagaaacaacaaaccaAGACCCAAATGAAAGACgtaaaatctgataaaaatagaCTTGAAGAATATCGAAACCTTATAATAATATTCGGTGAAGATTACAAGAAATTTAATCGCCAACTTTGCGACTTTTATGGCAAATATAAGATCTTAAGATGCGAAACTTCTGGTGGATATTCACTTTGTATGCTTCAATCGCCAACAAAGATGCTAGGCACTTCTCTCTCTTCTTTGTGTAAATGCGTGGCAATCCAATCATTGTGTGAGCAGCCTATGCAAGCAGTTATGAGAAAACACCTGCTTCAGATTGAGTGTGTAAAATGGCAAACTGATGATGAATGTTCGGATATTGATCATCTCATTTAA
- the LOC143074693 gene encoding uncharacterized protein LOC143074693 isoform X2 — translation MDEIAKIGKAVASVCKRDDNRSDDIMMMASDSNWDQFLTPAPCAIALLGDLILISANTDFNLDEQTHRDGFKKPRYPNSFQESLVQVSNAGLSAFNEAHTSMDQIRLHSVDVDGQVKNAVKLLMQGTPEEVKRMLPISLSKIQNIVDESLLLAKASEDRFVGVIELEGELLEASTNTKGVYGKKTKEKEIAIEVARTEFRMKEIKKAQSEFKEAINILPLGGDLIGIAVCEALMEGVRNITTFPSKMSEGIKKKQSGSFSAVTAAIENARYKTELAKETLRDAKRHQEKLAKELSESNEKLTKVLMNMTKLESKEIDFATIRETLVKGINALSEVREQWGKLVHFFQLLSNLIRGCLHSSLTDFVEQAIIGREIQMTNDDAPLSNKLRDVIFEQASKASQVAYNVRTITGTYVQISNEHLMDRITCLGLLVALDPRKDELEIRRKHEELHNGCQEAQKTILSIVMNAGPCIGPGFKTEQKTILGHIHDVGKYELIFYCYRK, via the exons ATGGATGAAATCGCTAAAATAGGTAAAGCTGTAGCAAGCGTGTGCAAAAGAGATGACAATAGAAGTGATGATATAATGATGATGGCATCGGATAGTAATTGGGATCAGTTCTTAACACCAGCTCCGTGTGCTATCGCTTTGTTGGGAGATTTGATACTGATTTCTGCCAACACAGACTTTAATCTTGACGAACAAACACACAGAGATGGCTTTAAGAAACCCCGGTATCCAAATTCATTCCAAGAATCATTAGTTCAAGTCAGCAATGCTGGATTGAGTGCGTTTAATGAGGCCCATACAAGTATGGATCAAATTCGTCTTCATAGTGTGGACGTAGATGGTCAGGTTAAAAATGCCGTTAAATTACTAATGCAGGGTACACCGGAAGAGGTGAAGAGAATGTTACCTATTTCACTGTCTAAAATACAGAATATCGTTGACGAAAGCTTACTGCTTGCTAAAGCCAGTGAAGATCGATTTGTTGGAGTTATTGAATTGGAAGGAGAACTTCTTGAAGCATCTACTAATACAAAAGGAGTTTAtggtaaaaaaacaaaagaaaaagaaatagcAATTGAAGTTGCAAGAACAGAGTTTagaatgaaagaaataaaaaaagcgCAATCAGAATTTAAGGAGGCGATTAATATCCTTCCGTTAGGAGGTGATTTAATTGGAATCGCCGTTTGTGAAGCATTGATGGAAGGAGTACGTAATATAACTACTTTTCCAAGCAAAATGTCAGAAGGGATAAAGAAGAAACAGAGTGGTAGTTTTTCTGCAGTTACAGCAGCGATTGAGAATGCTCGCTACAAAACGGAACTAGCGAAAGAAACCCTGCGAGATGCAAAACGACATCAGGAAAAATTAGCTAAAGAACTATCAGAGTCCAATGAAAAACTGACAAAAGTTTTAATGAACATGACAAAACTTGAATCAAAGGAGATTGATTTCGCTACAATTCGTGAGACATTAGTAAAGGGCATTAATGCATTATCAGAAGTAAGAGAGCAATGGGGGAAACTCGTCCATTTCTTTCAGCTGTTGTCCAATCTAATTAGAGGTTGTCTGCACTCTTCTCTGACGGATTTTGTAGAGCAGGCAATAATAGGCCGTGAAATACAAATGACGAATGATGATGCACCATTATCTAATAAATTAAGGGATGTCATATTTGAACAGGCATCAAAGGCCAGCCAGGTTGCTTATAATGTGCGTACAATTACTGGAACATATGTTCAAATATCTAATGAACATTTGATGGACCGAATCACCTGCCTGGGACTCTTAGTAGCTCTGGATCCGAGAAAAGATGAACTTGAAATAAGAAGGAAACACGAGGAACTACATAATGGATGTCAAGAGGCACAAAAAACTATACTCTCAATTGTAATGAATGCAG gtCCATGTATTGGTCCaggatttaaaacagaacaaaaaacaaTACTAGGTCATATACATGATGTAGGTAAATATGAGCTTATTTTCTATTGTTATAGAAAATAA